The Stappia sp. genome window below encodes:
- a CDS encoding cobalamin B12-binding domain-containing protein, whose product MAQRVLAEVAARLSREARERDVPLRLAERIGAIVRDTELATPVDAALAALNARPASYPDKLTALEEVARQLGDDWTQDATSFLAVTIAMGRLQCLLRRISQGRPAEPSDAPRGKSLLLTPPNEEHTFGVCLLEELMRAYGWETTIYRADSVESLVKRMEKSQIDIVCFSWTNAALAPSVGDCVKAIDQLPAANRPAIISGGHAAGQNPAWLVRLGVNYVCESVYVAVQIADVHLRELRAVSRQDSTPLACADPRP is encoded by the coding sequence ATGGCGCAACGGGTGCTCGCGGAGGTTGCCGCAAGGCTCTCGCGCGAGGCCCGGGAGCGGGACGTTCCGCTTCGGCTGGCGGAGAGGATCGGCGCCATCGTCCGGGACACGGAGCTCGCCACCCCGGTCGATGCGGCCCTCGCCGCCCTGAACGCCCGTCCGGCCTCCTATCCCGACAAGCTCACCGCGCTGGAGGAAGTCGCCCGGCAGCTGGGCGACGACTGGACCCAGGATGCGACCTCGTTTCTCGCCGTCACCATCGCCATGGGACGCCTGCAGTGCCTGCTGCGGCGAATCTCGCAAGGACGCCCGGCGGAGCCGTCCGACGCGCCGCGCGGAAAATCGCTACTTCTGACCCCTCCGAACGAGGAACACACCTTTGGCGTGTGCCTTCTTGAGGAATTGATGCGGGCATATGGCTGGGAAACGACGATTTATCGCGCTGACAGCGTTGAATCCCTTGTTAAAAGGATGGAAAAGTCACAAATCGACATCGTTTGTTTCTCCTGGACGAATGCCGCCCTTGCCCCAAGCGTCGGAGACTGTGTGAAAGCCATCGACCAGCTTCCCGCCGCCAACCGCCCGGCGATCATTTCGGGCGGTCACGCAGCGGGACAAAATCCCGCATGGCTCGTGCGGCTCGGCGTGAACTACGTTTGCGAAAGCGTGTATGTCGCGGTGCAGATCGCCGACGTTCACTTGCGCGAGCTGCGCGCCGTCTCCCGTCAGGACAGCACGCCCCTCGCCTGCGCAGACCCACGGCCCTGA
- the bchF gene encoding 2-vinyl bacteriochlorophyllide hydratase has product MVSTVHAQPERSADRSPTGGAPGALYTPAERARRDASRWTLVQGLLAPVQFLVCLVSLALILRFLLTGEGLFAANVSIVVKTLTLYAIMITGAIWEKEVFGQYLFAPAFFWEDVVSFAVLALHTGYLLALFQNLLAPIPLMALALAAYAAYVINAAQFLWKLRMARRQAPAEGPAAEVDADQTDAALARGERAA; this is encoded by the coding sequence ATGGTCAGCACAGTCCACGCACAACCTGAACGATCGGCCGATCGGTCGCCGACCGGCGGCGCGCCGGGCGCGCTCTACACGCCGGCCGAGCGGGCCCGGCGGGACGCCTCGCGCTGGACGCTGGTGCAGGGGCTTCTGGCGCCGGTGCAATTTCTGGTGTGCCTGGTGAGCCTCGCCCTGATCCTGCGCTTCCTGCTGACGGGCGAGGGGCTGTTCGCGGCCAATGTCTCCATCGTGGTGAAGACGCTGACGCTCTACGCGATCATGATCACCGGCGCGATCTGGGAGAAGGAGGTCTTCGGGCAGTATCTCTTCGCGCCGGCCTTCTTCTGGGAGGACGTCGTGTCCTTCGCGGTGTTGGCGCTGCACACGGGCTATCTGCTGGCCCTGTTCCAGAACCTTCTGGCGCCGATCCCGCTGATGGCGCTGGCGCTTGCCGCCTACGCGGCCTACGTGATCAACGCCGCCCAGTTCCTGTGGAAGCTGCGCATGGCGCGGCGTCAGGCGCCTGCCGAGGGGCCGGCGGCCGAAGTGGATGCCGACCAAACCGACGCGGCGCTTGCGCGCGGGGAGCGGGCGGCATGA
- a CDS encoding ferredoxin:protochlorophyllide reductase (ATP-dependent) subunit N encodes MATAPATGPGSAAACGTAAAPLRQRGQHEVFCGLTSIIWLHRKVQDAFFLIVGSRTCAHLMQSAAGVMIFAEPRFATAIIDERDLAGMADVNDELDRVVDRLLTRRPDIKMLVLVGSCPSEVIKLDLPRAAQRLHRLHAPQTRVISYSGSGIETTFTQGEDNFVAALAAEMPQAPADAPRSLLVVGTLADVVEDQFRRIFQGLGIERVDFLPSRHGAHLPEIGPNTRLLLAQPWLGAATKALESRGGRRIDAPFPLGEEGTTRWLRAAAEAFDVEPARFDAVTRSGRARARAALDHYRADLADKRVFFFPDSQMEPALARFLHGELGAEIVEVGTPYLHRAHMRADLEALPASVTISEGQDVDRQIDRCHAADPDLIVCGMGLGNPLEAEGRATKWSIELVFAPIQGYEQAGDLAELFARPLRRRAALKVEV; translated from the coding sequence ATGGCGACGGCCCCGGCCACTGGCCCTGGCAGTGCGGCGGCCTGCGGCACGGCGGCGGCCCCACTGCGCCAGCGCGGCCAGCACGAGGTCTTCTGCGGGCTCACCTCCATCATCTGGCTGCATCGCAAGGTGCAGGACGCCTTCTTCCTGATCGTCGGGTCGCGCACCTGCGCGCACCTGATGCAGTCGGCCGCCGGCGTGATGATCTTCGCCGAGCCGCGGTTCGCCACGGCGATCATCGACGAACGCGATCTCGCCGGCATGGCCGACGTCAACGACGAGCTCGACCGGGTGGTCGACCGGCTGCTCACGCGCCGGCCGGACATCAAGATGCTGGTGCTGGTCGGCTCCTGCCCGTCAGAGGTCATCAAGCTCGACCTGCCGCGCGCCGCGCAGCGGCTGCACCGGCTGCATGCCCCGCAAACGCGGGTGATCAGCTATTCGGGCAGCGGCATCGAGACCACTTTCACGCAAGGCGAGGACAATTTCGTCGCCGCCCTGGCCGCCGAGATGCCGCAGGCCCCGGCCGATGCGCCGCGCTCCCTGCTTGTCGTCGGCACGCTGGCCGACGTGGTGGAGGACCAGTTCCGCCGGATCTTTCAGGGGCTGGGGATCGAGCGGGTGGACTTCCTGCCGTCCCGGCATGGCGCGCATCTGCCCGAAATCGGCCCCAACACCCGCTTGCTGCTCGCCCAGCCCTGGCTGGGGGCGGCGACCAAGGCGCTCGAGTCCCGCGGGGGCCGGCGCATCGACGCACCGTTCCCGCTCGGGGAGGAGGGCACCACCAGGTGGCTTCGGGCGGCGGCGGAGGCGTTCGATGTGGAGCCCGCGCGGTTCGACGCGGTCACGCGGTCCGGGCGCGCCCGCGCCCGGGCCGCGCTCGACCACTACCGCGCGGATCTTGCGGACAAGCGGGTCTTCTTCTTTCCCGATTCGCAGATGGAGCCGGCGCTCGCCCGCTTTCTCCACGGCGAGCTCGGCGCCGAGATCGTCGAGGTCGGCACCCCCTATCTCCACCGCGCCCACATGCGCGCCGATCTGGAGGCGCTGCCCGCCAGCGTCACCATCAGCGAGGGCCAGGACGTCGACCGCCAGATCGACCGCTGCCACGCCGCCGATCCCGATCTGATCGTCTGCGGCATGGGGCTCGGCAATCCCCTCGAGGCGGAGGGACGCGCCACCAAGTGGTCCATCGAGCTCGTCTTCGCCCCGATCCAGGGCTACGAGCAGGCCGGAGACCTGGCCGAACTCTTCGCCCGTCCGCTGCGCCGGCGCGCCGCGCTCAAGGTGGAGGTCTAG
- the bchB gene encoding ferredoxin:protochlorophyllide reductase (ATP-dependent) subunit B — MQLAMWTYEGPPHVGAMRIAASMTGLHYVLHAPQGDTYADLLFTMIERRKSRPPVTYTTFQARDLGKDTAEIFKTACREAVERFAPQAVLVGASCTAELIQDDPGGLARTLGLDIPVVPLELPSYQKKENWGAAETFYRLVRGLCGGREAPARAAGGVKRCNILGPTALGFRNRDDIREVTAILEALGVPVNVIAPLGASPADLARLPEADFNIVLYPEIADTAARWLERSFRQPRTVTVPIGVTATRAFIEEVAGLAGVDPAPVLASSDERLSWYSRSIDSNYLTGKRVFIFGDATHAIAAARVCRDELGFKVCGLGTYAREFARDLRAAAAEYDVEPLISDDHLEVEDAIAAAQPELVLGTQMERHVAKRLRLPCAVISSPVHVQDFPARYSPQMGFEGANVLFDSWVHPLMMGLEEHLLGMFREDFEFHDEARASHLAALGGGGNAARDADPQDAAPAAARATAQDAANDAGQVAVADAVNDPLSWTADAEKELRKIPFFVRGKARRNTERFAAERGLTPITVETLYDAKAYFGR; from the coding sequence ATGCAGCTTGCCATGTGGACATACGAGGGTCCCCCGCATGTCGGCGCGATGCGCATCGCCGCCTCGATGACCGGCCTGCACTACGTGCTGCACGCGCCGCAGGGCGACACCTATGCCGATCTCCTGTTCACCATGATCGAGCGGCGCAAGTCGCGCCCGCCGGTCACCTACACCACCTTCCAGGCCCGCGATCTCGGCAAGGACACGGCCGAGATCTTCAAGACCGCCTGCCGCGAGGCGGTGGAGCGTTTCGCTCCGCAGGCGGTGCTGGTCGGCGCCTCCTGCACGGCGGAACTGATCCAGGACGATCCGGGCGGGCTCGCCCGCACGCTCGGCCTCGACATTCCCGTCGTGCCGCTGGAACTCCCCTCCTACCAGAAGAAGGAGAACTGGGGCGCGGCCGAGACCTTCTACCGGCTGGTGCGGGGCCTTTGCGGCGGGCGCGAGGCGCCGGCGCGCGCGGCGGGCGGCGTGAAGCGCTGCAACATCCTCGGCCCCACCGCGCTCGGGTTTCGCAATCGCGACGACATCCGCGAGGTGACCGCGATCCTCGAAGCGCTCGGCGTGCCGGTCAATGTGATCGCGCCGCTCGGCGCCTCGCCGGCCGATCTCGCGCGCCTGCCCGAGGCGGATTTCAACATCGTGCTCTATCCCGAGATCGCGGACACCGCCGCGCGCTGGCTGGAGCGCAGCTTCAGGCAGCCGCGCACCGTGACCGTGCCGATCGGCGTGACCGCGACGCGGGCCTTCATCGAGGAAGTGGCCGGGCTTGCCGGCGTCGATCCCGCGCCGGTGCTGGCGTCCTCCGACGAGCGCCTGTCCTGGTACTCGCGCTCCATCGATTCCAACTATCTGACCGGCAAGCGGGTCTTCATCTTCGGCGATGCCACCCATGCGATCGCGGCGGCCCGTGTGTGCCGCGACGAACTCGGCTTCAAGGTCTGCGGGCTCGGCACCTATGCCCGCGAATTCGCCCGCGACCTGCGCGCGGCGGCGGCGGAGTATGACGTCGAGCCGCTGATCAGCGACGACCATTTGGAGGTCGAGGACGCGATCGCCGCCGCCCAGCCGGAACTGGTGCTTGGCACGCAGATGGAGCGCCATGTCGCCAAGCGGCTGCGGCTTCCCTGCGCCGTGATCTCCTCGCCCGTGCATGTGCAGGACTTTCCCGCGCGCTACTCGCCGCAGATGGGCTTCGAGGGCGCCAACGTGCTCTTCGACAGCTGGGTCCATCCGCTGATGATGGGGCTGGAGGAGCATCTGCTCGGCATGTTCCGCGAGGATTTCGAGTTCCACGACGAGGCCAGGGCCTCGCATCTCGCAGCGCTTGGCGGGGGCGGCAACGCGGCGCGGGACGCCGACCCGCAGGACGCCGCGCCGGCCGCCGCGCGCGCCACCGCACAGGATGCCGCCAACGACGCCGGGCAGGTGGCCGTCGCCGATGCCGTCAACGACCCGCTGTCCTGGACCGCGGATGCCGAGAAGGAATTGCGCAAGATCCCGTTCTTCGTGCGCGGCAAGGCGCGCAGGAACACCGAACGCTTCGCCGCCGAGCGGGGGCTGACACCGATAACCGTCGAGACGCTGTACGATGCAAAAGCATATTTCGGTCGCTAG
- a CDS encoding magnesium chelatase subunit H: protein MQKHISVASDAAFADLGTIPVRVVIVTLDSHMDSTVERARAILRKELPGLSLTLHAVAEWNGDPAAAERCREDIEQGDIIIANMMFLEEHIRQVEPWLKARRDACDCLVGCLSAAEIVKLTRIGDFEMDKPTGGALGLLKRLRGKKDKSGSASRGQMKMLRQLPRILKFIPGKAQDVRAYFLTLQYLLAGSDENVVNLVRYLVSRYAAGPRAPLRDVVAPQMPIHYPDVGLYHPALPGRVTERLDAYTRAAGSRRDAATVGVIVMRSYVLSDNAAHYDGVMAALAARGLNVITAFASGLDARPAIERFFMKDGKACVDCVVSLTGFSLVGGPAYNDARAAEEALAALDVPYLSAFASEFQSLQQWGRGEQGLTPVETTIMVALPEIDGATNPILYGGRNDGSGACDGCDRHCTFEDAAPGRGRDMHSCPERAEMLASRVARLAGMRRKAKAERKLAIVLYNFPPNGGATGTAAYLGVFRSLHNTLKALQADGYAVELPADADALREAILGGNAERHGQPANVHARIDADTHVRREPWLSEIEAQWGPAPGRQQSDGRNILVLGTQFGNVFVGVQPAFGYEGDPMRLLFERGFAPTHAFAAFYRYLKEDFDADAVLHFGTHGALEFMPGKQAGMAANCWPDRLIGALPNIYLYAANNPSEGTIARRRSAATLVSYRTPPISEAGLYKGLADLKATIDRWRGLPPEAESERTNLVETIRQQAEALDLIEPGTAEAADLDVIALADRLRDFETSLIPHGLHVVGDVPDDTVRAELLASVNAASGEAALPEDLVAELAAGRAKRPADPAMADAFDRLARLDADLKRETEVPALLAALDGRYIPPVSGGDILRSPDIVPTGRNIHGFDPFRLPSPFALTDGAAQANRLIARFQADHGRMPRRVAMVLWGTDNLKSEGAPVAQALSLIGARPRFDSFGRLAGADLIPLADLGRPRIDVVMTLSGIFRDLLPLQTRLLADASRQAALVDELEADNPIRAHALAHAQAHGVSLEEAALRVFSNAAGAYGSNVNLLIDSGAWDDADELGATYTSRKCFAYGIDGQPVQRPDLLGEILEGVEAAYQNIESVELGITAIDHYFDTLGGISSAVKSSRGDAIPVYVGDQTTGAGKVRTLEEQVALETRTRMLNPKWYEGLLAHGYEGVRQIESHVTNTLGWSATTGQVAPWVYKHLTETFVLDAEMRQRLAELNPKASVKLANRLIEAGERAYWQPDEETWAALRAAGDELEDRLEGLTVEFAA, encoded by the coding sequence ATGCAAAAGCATATTTCGGTCGCTAGCGACGCGGCGTTCGCGGATCTCGGGACCATTCCGGTTCGCGTCGTCATCGTCACCCTGGACAGCCACATGGACAGCACGGTCGAGCGGGCGCGCGCGATCCTGCGCAAGGAACTGCCCGGCCTCAGCCTGACGCTGCATGCGGTCGCCGAATGGAACGGCGATCCGGCCGCCGCCGAGCGGTGTCGGGAGGACATCGAACAGGGCGACATCATCATCGCCAACATGATGTTCCTGGAGGAGCACATCCGCCAGGTCGAGCCCTGGCTGAAGGCGCGGCGCGATGCCTGCGACTGCCTCGTGGGCTGCCTGTCGGCGGCGGAGATCGTCAAGCTGACGCGGATCGGCGATTTCGAGATGGACAAGCCGACCGGCGGCGCGCTCGGCCTGCTCAAGCGGCTGCGCGGCAAGAAGGACAAGTCCGGTTCGGCCAGCCGCGGCCAGATGAAGATGCTGCGCCAGCTGCCGCGCATCCTGAAGTTCATTCCCGGCAAGGCGCAGGACGTGCGCGCCTATTTCCTGACGCTGCAGTATCTGCTCGCCGGCTCCGACGAAAACGTCGTCAACCTGGTGCGCTATCTGGTGTCGCGCTATGCGGCCGGTCCGCGCGCGCCCCTGCGGGACGTCGTCGCGCCGCAGATGCCGATCCATTATCCCGACGTCGGCCTCTACCACCCGGCGCTGCCGGGCCGGGTGACCGAGCGTCTGGACGCCTATACGCGGGCGGCGGGCTCGCGGCGCGACGCGGCCACCGTCGGCGTGATCGTCATGCGCTCCTACGTGCTGTCCGACAACGCCGCGCATTACGACGGCGTGATGGCGGCCTTGGCCGCGCGCGGCCTCAATGTGATCACCGCCTTCGCCAGCGGCCTCGACGCGCGCCCGGCCATCGAGCGCTTCTTCATGAAGGACGGCAAGGCCTGCGTCGATTGCGTCGTCTCGCTCACCGGCTTCTCGCTCGTCGGCGGTCCGGCCTACAATGATGCACGGGCCGCGGAAGAGGCGCTCGCCGCCCTCGACGTGCCGTATCTTTCCGCTTTCGCCAGCGAGTTCCAGAGCCTCCAGCAATGGGGGCGCGGCGAACAGGGGCTGACGCCGGTCGAGACCACGATCATGGTGGCGCTGCCGGAGATCGACGGCGCAACCAATCCGATCCTCTACGGCGGGCGCAACGACGGCTCGGGCGCCTGCGACGGCTGCGACCGCCATTGCACCTTCGAGGACGCGGCTCCGGGGCGCGGGCGCGACATGCATTCCTGCCCGGAGCGGGCGGAGATGCTGGCGAGCCGTGTCGCCAGGCTCGCCGGCATGCGCCGCAAGGCCAAGGCGGAGCGCAAGCTCGCCATCGTGCTCTACAACTTCCCGCCCAACGGCGGGGCGACCGGGACGGCCGCCTATCTCGGCGTCTTCCGCTCGCTCCACAACACGCTGAAGGCGCTTCAGGCCGACGGCTACGCGGTGGAGCTGCCCGCCGATGCCGACGCGCTGCGTGAGGCGATCCTCGGCGGCAATGCCGAACGGCACGGCCAGCCGGCCAATGTGCACGCTCGCATCGACGCCGACACCCATGTGCGCCGCGAGCCCTGGCTGTCTGAAATCGAGGCGCAATGGGGCCCGGCGCCGGGCCGCCAGCAGAGCGACGGGCGCAACATCCTCGTGCTCGGCACGCAGTTCGGTAACGTCTTCGTCGGGGTGCAGCCCGCCTTCGGCTACGAGGGCGACCCGATGCGGCTCCTGTTCGAGCGCGGTTTCGCGCCGACCCATGCGTTTGCCGCCTTCTACCGCTATCTGAAGGAAGATTTCGACGCCGACGCCGTGCTGCATTTCGGCACGCATGGGGCGCTGGAATTCATGCCCGGCAAGCAGGCGGGGATGGCGGCCAACTGCTGGCCCGACCGGCTGATCGGCGCGCTGCCCAACATCTATCTCTACGCGGCGAACAATCCCTCCGAAGGCACCATCGCGCGGCGCCGGTCGGCGGCGACGCTGGTGAGCTACCGCACGCCGCCGATCTCCGAGGCCGGCCTCTACAAGGGGCTCGCCGACCTCAAGGCGACCATCGACCGCTGGCGCGGGCTGCCGCCGGAGGCGGAGAGCGAGCGGACCAATCTGGTCGAGACCATCCGCCAGCAGGCCGAGGCGCTCGATCTGATCGAGCCGGGCACGGCTGAGGCCGCAGACCTCGACGTGATCGCGCTGGCCGACCGGCTGCGCGACTTCGAGACCTCGCTTATTCCGCACGGCCTGCATGTCGTCGGCGACGTGCCGGACGACACGGTGCGCGCCGAACTTCTGGCCTCGGTCAACGCGGCGAGCGGCGAAGCGGCCCTGCCCGAGGATCTGGTCGCCGAGCTTGCCGCCGGGCGCGCCAAACGTCCCGCCGATCCGGCGATGGCCGACGCCTTCGACCGGCTGGCCCGGCTCGACGCCGATCTGAAGCGCGAAACGGAAGTGCCGGCGCTGCTGGCCGCGCTCGACGGGCGCTACATCCCGCCGGTGAGCGGCGGCGACATCCTGCGCTCGCCCGACATCGTGCCGACCGGGCGCAACATTCACGGCTTCGATCCCTTCCGCCTGCCGAGCCCCTTCGCGCTGACGGACGGCGCGGCCCAGGCGAACCGGCTGATCGCCCGTTTCCAGGCTGATCACGGGCGCATGCCGCGCCGCGTCGCCATGGTGCTGTGGGGCACGGACAACCTGAAGAGCGAGGGCGCGCCCGTCGCCCAGGCCCTGTCGCTGATCGGTGCCAGGCCGCGTTTCGACAGCTTCGGCCGGCTGGCCGGGGCGGATCTGATCCCGCTTGCCGATCTCGGGCGCCCGCGCATCGACGTGGTGATGACCCTGTCGGGCATTTTCCGCGATCTGCTGCCCTTGCAGACTCGGCTGCTCGCCGATGCCAGCCGGCAGGCCGCGCTCGTCGACGAGCTGGAGGCCGACAATCCGATCCGCGCCCATGCGCTCGCTCATGCGCAGGCCCATGGCGTGTCGCTCGAGGAAGCGGCGTTGCGCGTCTTCTCCAACGCCGCCGGCGCCTATGGGTCCAACGTCAACCTGCTGATCGACAGCGGCGCCTGGGACGACGCGGACGAGTTGGGCGCGACCTATACCAGCCGCAAGTGCTTTGCCTATGGCATCGACGGCCAGCCGGTGCAGCGTCCGGACCTGCTCGGCGAGATCCTCGAAGGGGTCGAGGCGGCCTATCAGAACATCGAATCCGTCGAGCTCGGGATCACCGCCATCGACCACTATTTCGACACGCTCGGCGGCATCAGCTCGGCGGTGAAGTCCTCGCGGGGCGACGCGATCCCCGTCTATGTCGGCGACCAGACGACCGGCGCGGGCAAGGTGCGCACGCTGGAGGAGCAGGTCGCGCTGGAGACCCGCACGCGGATGCTCAATCCCAAGTGGTACGAGGGCCTGCTCGCCCACGGCTACGAGGGCGTGCGCCAGATCGAGAGCCACGTCACCAACACGCTCGGCTGGTCGGCGACGACGGGCCAGGTGGCGCCCTGGGTCTACAAGCATCTCACCGAGACCTTCGTGCTCGACGCGGAGATGCGCCAGCGGCTCGCCGAATTGAACCCGAAGGCCAGCGTCAAGCTCGCGAACCGCCTGATCGAGGCCGGCGAGCGCGCCTATTGGCAACCCGACGAGGAAACCTGGGCCGCCCTGCGCGCGGCGGGAGATGAACTCGAAGACCGGCTCGAGGGCCTGACAGTGGAGTTTGCGGCATGA
- the bchL gene encoding ferredoxin:protochlorophyllide reductase (ATP-dependent) iron-sulfur ATP-binding protein translates to MNLYTHPKTAEREARALKKASGREDGDGSVQVHLDPAMEIEGAKVFAIYGKGGIGKSTTSSNLSVAFSKLGKRVLQIGCDPKHDSTFTLTKSLIPTVIDILEEVDFHTEELRSEDFVFEGFNGVQCVEAGGPPAGTGCGGYVVGQTVKLLKEHHLLEDTDVVLFDVLGDVVCGGFASPLQHAERALVVAANDFDSIFAMNRIVAAIKAKSKNYDVRLGGVIANRSRETDQIDRFNEAIGLQRLAHIADSDAVRISRLKKCTLFEMEETPEVKAIQNEYLQLAEYLLSGSQEFDATPMKDREIFEFLGFE, encoded by the coding sequence ATGAACCTCTATACGCACCCCAAGACCGCCGAGCGCGAGGCCCGCGCGCTGAAGAAGGCCAGCGGGCGCGAGGATGGCGACGGCAGCGTTCAGGTGCATCTCGACCCGGCCATGGAGATCGAGGGCGCCAAGGTCTTCGCGATCTACGGCAAGGGCGGGATCGGCAAGTCGACCACCTCGTCGAACCTGTCGGTCGCCTTTTCCAAGCTCGGCAAGCGCGTGCTGCAGATCGGCTGCGACCCGAAGCACGATTCCACCTTCACGCTGACCAAGTCGCTGATCCCGACCGTGATCGACATCCTCGAGGAGGTCGACTTCCACACCGAGGAACTGCGCTCGGAGGATTTTGTCTTCGAGGGCTTCAACGGCGTGCAATGCGTCGAGGCGGGCGGACCGCCGGCCGGCACCGGCTGCGGCGGCTATGTCGTAGGCCAGACGGTGAAGCTGCTGAAGGAGCATCACCTGCTGGAAGACACCGACGTGGTGCTGTTCGACGTGCTCGGCGACGTGGTGTGCGGCGGCTTCGCCTCGCCGCTGCAGCACGCCGAGCGCGCGCTGGTCGTCGCCGCCAACGACTTCGACAGCATCTTCGCGATGAACCGCATCGTCGCGGCCATCAAGGCCAAGTCGAAGAATTACGACGTGCGGCTCGGCGGCGTCATCGCCAACCGCTCGCGCGAGACCGACCAGATCGACCGTTTCAACGAGGCCATCGGGCTGCAGCGTCTGGCGCATATCGCGGACTCCGACGCCGTGCGCATCAGCCGTCTCAAGAAGTGCACGCTCTTCGAGATGGAGGAGACGCCGGAGGTCAAGGCGATCCAGAACGAATACCTGCAACTCGCCGAATACCTGCTGAGCGGATCGCAGGAGTTCGACGCGACCCCGATGAAGGATCGCGAGATCTTCGAGTTCCTGGGCTTCGAGTGA
- the bchM gene encoding magnesium protoporphyrin IX methyltransferase, with protein MSDILPHASYLRRRGELQVYFDRTAVDAWKKFASDEPLGRIRATVRAGRDRMRATLLSYLPEDLAGWRILDAGCGAGHLSLELARRGAEVLGVDLSPEMVRFAADRAAGEGAFAARVRFEAGDMLSADHGRFDAVVAMDSLIHYRSEDTLAALARLGERTDGKILFTLAPRTPLLSVMHGVGRLFPRGDRAPAIEPVSPVKLARRVHRDPRLGGWSVGRDARISSGFYISHAMEVTRR; from the coding sequence ATGAGCGATATCCTGCCGCACGCGAGCTACCTCCGCCGTCGGGGCGAGTTGCAGGTCTATTTCGACCGCACCGCCGTCGACGCCTGGAAGAAGTTCGCCAGCGACGAGCCGCTGGGGCGGATCCGCGCCACCGTGCGCGCGGGCCGCGACCGCATGCGCGCGACGCTTCTCTCCTATCTGCCCGAGGATCTCGCCGGCTGGCGCATTCTCGACGCCGGCTGCGGCGCGGGCCATCTGTCGCTGGAGCTTGCCCGGCGCGGCGCCGAGGTGCTCGGCGTCGATCTCTCGCCCGAGATGGTGCGTTTCGCCGCCGACCGGGCGGCCGGCGAGGGGGCGTTTGCCGCCCGCGTGCGCTTCGAGGCGGGCGACATGCTGAGCGCCGATCACGGCCGTTTCGACGCGGTGGTGGCGATGGATTCCCTCATCCACTACCGCAGCGAGGACACGCTGGCCGCGCTTGCCCGGCTGGGCGAGCGCACGGACGGCAAGATCCTCTTCACGCTCGCCCCGCGCACCCCGCTGCTGAGCGTCATGCACGGTGTCGGCCGCCTGTTTCCGCGCGGCGACCGGGCGCCGGCCATCGAGCCGGTCTCGCCCGTGAAGCTTGCCCGCCGCGTTCACCGCGATCCCCGGCTCGGCGGCTGGTCCGTCGGCCGGGACGCGCGCATCTCCAGCGGCTTCTACATCTCCCATGCCATGGAGGTGACCCGGCGATGA